From Bacillus marinisedimentorum:
ACGACATCGCCCAGGCGCTCGCCCGCAAAGGCCACAAAGTCGAAGTTTCGCTCGACAAAGGCCCATTCGGCCGCGGCCAGATCATCGTGCGCGACCCCGAAACCGGCGTACTCTCCGGCGGCACCGAAAAACGGACAGACGGATCAGTTGCAGCGTGGTAAATACAGGTGACAGGTACCTGTCGATGTATGTCGACATTCGACAAGTGACAGGCACCACCCGAAAAAAGGATTGGATTGTATGAAACAGTTGAATTTATTCATGGCGTTTTTCCGCGTGGGGATGCTCGGTTATGGCGGCGGGCCTTCATCGATTCCGCTCGTGCATAAAGAGGTCGTGGAAAAGTACAAGTGGATGACCGATGAGGAGTTTGGTGACCTGCTGGCGCTCGCCAATACATTGCCGGGACCGATCGCGACAAAAATGGCCGGCTATATCGGGTACCGTGTCTCCGGCATTATGGGGATGATTAACGCTGTTCTGGCGACCATTTTCCCGACGATTGTGCTCATGATTGTGCTGCTGAGCTCGCTCCGCGCGTTTAAGGACCAGCCGTGGGTGGCAGGCATGACGGAAGCGGTCATGCCTGTTGTCGGCGTCATGCTCGCTGTTCTGACCTGGCAATTTTTACAGAAGGCGCAGACCGGCCTCGGCTGGGCAAAGACATTGCTTCTTGGTGCGGCAAGTGTCGTCCTGCTTGAATTTCTCGGTATCCATCCCGGAATATTAATCGCCATTTTACTGATTTACGCACTGGTGAAACCGGTCAAAGAAGCCGGTAAGACGAACAAAGAGCAGACAGCTGCGGCGGAAGGGAGGAAGATGTCTTGATTTACTGGGAGATTTTTCTCGCCTTTTTCATTCCGGGCATTCTCGGGTACGGCGGCGGTCCGGCATCAATTCCGCTCGTCCAGAACGAAGTGGTCGGTAATTACGGCTGGATGACGGTGGCCGAATTCAGTGAAGTGCTGGCCCTCGGCAATGCGCTGCCGGGACCGATCGCAACAAAGATGGCCGGCTACATCGGCTATCAGCAAGGCGGCATCCTCGGTTCGGCTGTCGGTATTTTTGCGACCGTTGCCCCGTCTCTCATTCTGATGATTGCGCTATTGGGTCTTCTTTATAAGTTCAAAGATTCACCGAAGGTTAAAAACATGACGATGCTGATCCGCCCGACAATTGCGGTTCTGCTCGGCGTGATGGCATACGAATTTTTCTTCAACTCATATGAAGCAAGCGGCACGCTTCAGCTCGTCCTGATCGCTGCGGCAAGCTTTTTGCTGCTTGAGAAATTCAAGGTGCACCCGGCATTTGTCATTGTCGGCGCACTCGGGTATGGCGCGATCTTCCTGGCGTGATTGGAACAGCGCTTCCCGCAAAACTAAATCGGAAAAAAAGCAGAGGAAACGGGAGGCGTGATTCCCGGCCTCTGCTTTTTTAGCTGTTAAAACAGCGGTTTTTTGATAAAAAGATGCGCTGGCATTACCCGGCTGATGACATAATCCTTGCCTCCTCAGAAGGAAGGGACGTACGGACCCAGCCATGCGGGCACCTTGCGCTTCTGGTTTGTGCCTGATTGGGAATGGCCGATCCTTGCAGGAAAAAACAGGAGGGAAGCGAATACCTTCTATATAAGTAGTGCGGAAATCAGATGGAGGGAGAGGAAACAATGAAACAGATACCAAACGATCTAGTGGCCACTTTTTCAATTGTAGGATTCGATCCGGAAACAGGGGAACTCGGCATTGCAGTGCAATCAAAATTCCTCG
This genomic window contains:
- a CDS encoding chromate transporter is translated as MKQLNLFMAFFRVGMLGYGGGPSSIPLVHKEVVEKYKWMTDEEFGDLLALANTLPGPIATKMAGYIGYRVSGIMGMINAVLATIFPTIVLMIVLLSSLRAFKDQPWVAGMTEAVMPVVGVMLAVLTWQFLQKAQTGLGWAKTLLLGAASVVLLEFLGIHPGILIAILLIYALVKPVKEAGKTNKEQTAAAEGRKMS
- a CDS encoding chromate transporter; translation: MIYWEIFLAFFIPGILGYGGGPASIPLVQNEVVGNYGWMTVAEFSEVLALGNALPGPIATKMAGYIGYQQGGILGSAVGIFATVAPSLILMIALLGLLYKFKDSPKVKNMTMLIRPTIAVLLGVMAYEFFFNSYEASGTLQLVLIAAASFLLLEKFKVHPAFVIVGALGYGAIFLA